DNA from Campylobacter lari:
CTAGCGGCTTTATATTGTTCTTCATTTAAACGCGATAAAGGCATGAATTTCCTAGTTTAAAATTATATTTTGTATATCATTAAAATAAAAATGATTAACACCGTCTTTATATTCATAATAAAGCGTGAGTTTATGAGAATCTAAAATAGTCTTAACAATGTATAATCCAAGTCCAAAACTATCTTTATTTTTCTTGCCTTGCGTAAAGGCTTGAGTATAGTATTTCAAGTCTTTATCTAAGGCTTTTCCTTTGTTTTTAAAGCAAAGATAATCTTTAGTTATTTCTATAGTAACGCAATTTTCATCAGAGTATTTTGTCGCATTATCTATCATGTTTTTCATTGCAGTGGTAAAAAGTTTAAAATCTACATTGACACTAAAACTTTCTTTTATACTAATTTTTACCTTTTCATCATCACTCATAGCTATATCTTTAGCTTCATCTAAAAGATCTAAGATATTGTATTTTTTTAAATTAATCAAACCAGCGCCCGAAGTAATTTGCTCAATGGCTGCAAATTCATTAATCAAAATCTCTAAACGATTAAAAGCACCCACTAATCTTTCTTTATATTTGCTATCTTCAAGCATTTCTAAAGTAATTAAACCTTTAGTAATGGGGGTTTTTAGCTCATGCATAATATTTCTTAAGAAAAACTGCCTTGAAGTGTTTAGTTTTTGAATTCTTAAAATAGACTCATAAAAGGCTGTTGCTACTTGAGAAATTTCATCATTTCCCTTGCTAACATTTTGAATTTCATTGAGTTTATTTTCGCCAAATTTATCAATTTGTCTTTTTAAAGCTCTAAGTGGTTTTAATTTTTTAATGATAAAAATATATAAAATCAATAAAACCATTACTACTATACTAGCAATAAGCTTGATCACAAAATAACGATAACCTTGATATTCTAAATCTTTATATAAATAAAGCTTACCATCAAAGATGATTTTTAAATACACATTATCTTCTAAAGTAATGATTTCAACTACACCTGTACTAGTTTGAGCCCGTGCTATAGTTTCAGCTTTATAGATGATTTGTCTTATGGCTGATGGAGTTGTTAATTCTATCATTTTGTAATTTTTTGTTTGCTCATAAAATTCTCTTTCACTAATCACATGATTAAAATATAATAATCTTGCATTAGCTATAAAAGAATATTTTGCATTAAGCTCATTAGTGTAATTTTGTTGATCATATTTTATAAGCCATAAAAAAGCTAAAATTACACTAACGCTTGCAAGCAAAAAAACAAAGGTTATAGTATAAAAAATTGATGATTTATTCATTGAGTTAATTTATATCCTATACCTCTGATTGAATGAATGTATTTTGGAGTTTTAGGATCATCTCCGATTTTTTGTCTGATTCTACTAATGATTACATCTATACTTTTATTACTAGAATCTTCACTAATAGAGCTACAATTATACACAAGCTCTTCGCGGCTTACCACTCCACCTTCTTTTTTAATTAAATAACTCAAAATATCAAATTCAGCATTAGTAAAGCTAATTTCTTGATCTTTCATAGTGATAGTATGTTTATATTTATCATATACAAGATCTTTTTTAACTTGAGCTTGAGCAGTTTTTGTGTTTGAAATTCTTCTTAAATGACTTTTAATTCTTGCTTGAAGTTCTTGAGGATTATATGGTTTTGGTAAATAATCATCTGCACCCAAATCAAGTGCTGCAACCTTATCGCTAATATCATGCCTTGCACTTGAAATGATAATAGGTGTATCATATTTTTTACGAATTTCCTCGCATACTTCAAGTCCATCAAGTCCAGGTAAGCTTAAATCCAAAATGATTAAATCATAAGGATTTAAAGCAAGTCTTGAAAGACCTATATAAGGCTCATGAGCAATATCTACTTTCATATCAAATTGCTCTAAATATTCAGCTATAATCTCTGCTAATTCTAAATCATCTTCTATCATTAAAATATTTGTCATTTTTTTCCTTTCTTAAAAAAGTAAAGCTCTTACAAATCCGCCTCTATTAATCCAAATTTTAACATACTCTTTACCTTTATTTAATTCTAAAGCCTTAGATAATTCTTTAAAATTTGAAATTTCATACTGATCAACACCTATGATAATATCACCTTGCTCAAAACCTATTTTTTCAGCTTTTGATTTTGGAGTAACTTCGGTAATTAAAATACCACTAATACTTTCAGGTATGCGGTATTGCTGTCTATTCTTAGAGTCAAGTTCCACTAATTTTAGACCATCAATATAACCTTTTTCATATTGTAGCGACTTTTCATCTGTTTTTAACATAAATTTAGCTGTTTTGACTTTATTATCTCTTTCATAAGTTACTTCTACTGCTTGTTTTGGATCAATACTTCCTATGTAGTTTTTTAAATCCATAGGGCTTTTAATCACAGTTTTATCTACTTTTATAATCAAATCTCCTCTTTTTAACCCTGCATTATAAGCTGCTGAATCTTTTTGTACTTCAGTAATTAAAGCACCTTCTTGATTAGTATAGGCTTTTTTAATATCTTGAGTTAAAGCTCCTATGACTACGCCTAAATATCCTCTTTCAATTTTTCCATGCTCAATAAGTTTTTGTGCAATAGATTTTGCCATATTAGAAGGGATTGCAAAACCTATGCCATTATTTCCACCACTTCTTGAAAGTATGGCTGAATTTATCCCAACTAAAGCTCCTCTACTATCTACCAAAGCTCCGCCTGAATTTCCAGGATTAATAGAAGCATCAGTTTGGATGAAATTTTCATATTGATTTAGACCTATATTGTTTTTATTTAAGGCCGAAATAATCCCACTTGTAACACTACTTCCAACACCAAAAGGATTACCCAAAGCAAACACTACATCACCTTCTAGTAATTTATCTGAATCAGCAAAAACTACTGCGGGTAAGTTTTTTGCTTCTATTTTTATCACTGCTAAATCTGTTTTAGGATCAGCACCGATTAATTTAGCTTTATATTCAGTGCTAGAATCAGGTAAATTTACAGTGATTTTTTCAGCATCTTCTATAACATGATTATTTGTTATAATATAACCATCGCTTGAAATAATTACACCAGAACCTAATGAGCTTACAACTTCTTTATTTTTTTTATTTTTTGGAGCTTGTGGGAAATCAAAACCAAAAAATTGTCTAAAATAAGGGTCATTGAAAAAATCATCAATTCCAAATGAACTACTTTGAACAGTTTTAGAAGTTGAGATATTTACAACTGAATTTTTAACTTTTTGTATGGAATCATGATAAGAAAGTATAGTATTTTGATTATCAGTTGGTAAAGTTCTTTTTACATTATCATCTGCTTGTTTAAAATCAATACTAGCACTAAAAAGACTAGTTGCCAATGCCAAAGAAAGAATCATAGTTTTTTTCATGTTTTATCCTTTGTAAAATCATTTAATGCAAGTATAAAATTTTATTTTTACACAATTGTAAATAAAACCTTTAGTTTTAAAACTTATAAAAGTTGATTGACTAAGACTAAAGTTTTTGATATAATCTTATAAAAAATTAAGGAATAATAAAAATGAGTAATAGTTTATATGAAACACTAGGAGTTTCGCAAAACGCTAGTGCAGATGAGATAAAAAAAGCTTATAGAAAATTAGCAAGACAATATCATCCCGATATTAACAAAGAAAATGGTGCTGAGGAAAAATTTAAAGAAATTAACGCCGCTTATGAAATTTTAAGTGATGAGAAAAAAAGAGCTCAGTATGATAGATATGGCGATTCTATGTTTGGTGGGCAAAGTTTTCATGATTTTTCAAGAAATGCAGGTGGAGCTGACATCAATGATATTTTAAAAAATATTTTTGGCGGAGGCTTTGGAGGATTTAGTGGCGGTTTTAGTTCTAGTAATAATTTTAGAAGTGGCTTTGGGGGATTTGGAGGATTTGAAGAAGATTTAGACTTGCAAGCAAGTGTTAAAATTCCTTTTGAAAAAGGAATTTTAGGTGGTGAGCATTTGGTAAATATAAATAACGAGCAAGTTAAAATCAAAATTCCACATGGCATAAAAGATGGCGAAAAGCTACGCATACGAGGTAAAGGAAAAAGCTTTCAAGGGCAAAGAGGGGATTTGATTTTAAAAGTTGAACTTGAGCAAAGCGATGAATATGAAAGAGAAGATGATGATTTGTACAAAAAGGTTGAAATTAGCTTGAAAACAGCGCTTTTTGGAGATAAAATCAGTGTGCATACCCCAAGAAAAGAAGTTAAAATTACCATACCGCCAAATTCTAAAAACAATCAAAAAATTAGACTTAAAGGCTATGGAGTGCAAAATAGAAAAACAGATCTTTATGGGGATATGTATTTAATTTTGAATGTAAAAATACCTGATATTAATAGCCTTGATCCTGAATTTGTAAAAATTTTAGAAGAAAAATTACCTTGAAAGGAGTAAGTAATGGAGCATAGTTATGATGAACCGGTGTATCTTATAAGTGTTGTTGCAAAAGTTTTAAGTATACATCCACAAACTCTAAGACAATATGAAAAAGAAGGTTTAGTTGAGCCAAGTAGAACCGATGGTAAAATGAGGCTTTATTCTCAAAAAGATATAGATAGAATTAAAATGATTTTACGCTTAACAAGAGATCTTGGGGTTAATTTAGCTGGTGTTGATGTGATTTTAAAACTAAAAACAAAAATTGATGAGTTTGAAAACACCATTGAAGAGTTAAGATTAGAACTTGATAGAAGAGATAATCCTTCAAAATCAAGAGCAGTAGTTAAACATAGAAGTAATTTTGATTTAATTTTTTTAGAAAAAATAAAATAATAAAAACATTACAAAAGGTTGGTGAGTGGATGCTTTTATAACTTTATTTTTAACTGCAGTAGCAGTTGCTGTCATACTTAATGTTATACTTAAAAAATTTGGTATTCCAACTATTATAGGTTATATAGCTACAGGTTTATTTGTGCGTGAATTTTATGGTTTTAGCACTAATGAATTTGTTATACATGTAGCTGAATTTGGCATAGTTTTTTTAATGTTTACCATAGGGCTTGAATTTTCATTTAAACATCTTTTGGCAATGAAAAAAGAA
Protein-coding regions in this window:
- a CDS encoding response regulator transcription factor, with product MTNILMIEDDLELAEIIAEYLEQFDMKVDIAHEPYIGLSRLALNPYDLIILDLSLPGLDGLEVCEEIRKKYDTPIIISSARHDISDKVAALDLGADDYLPKPYNPQELQARIKSHLRRISNTKTAQAQVKKDLVYDKYKHTITMKDQEISFTNAEFDILSYLIKKEGGVVSREELVYNCSSISEDSSNKSIDVIISRIRQKIGDDPKTPKYIHSIRGIGYKLTQ
- a CDS encoding ArsS family sensor histidine kinase: MNKSSIFYTITFVFLLASVSVILAFLWLIKYDQQNYTNELNAKYSFIANARLLYFNHVISEREFYEQTKNYKMIELTTPSAIRQIIYKAETIARAQTSTGVVEIITLEDNVYLKIIFDGKLYLYKDLEYQGYRYFVIKLIASIVVMVLLILYIFIIKKLKPLRALKRQIDKFGENKLNEIQNVSKGNDEISQVATAFYESILRIQKLNTSRQFFLRNIMHELKTPITKGLITLEMLEDSKYKERLVGAFNRLEILINEFAAIEQITSGAGLINLKKYNILDLLDEAKDIAMSDDEKVKISIKESFSVNVDFKLFTTAMKNMIDNATKYSDENCVTIEITKDYLCFKNKGKALDKDLKYYTQAFTQGKKNKDSFGLGLYIVKTILDSHKLTLYYEYKDGVNHFYFNDIQNIILN
- a CDS encoding heat shock protein transcriptional repressor HspR is translated as MEHSYDEPVYLISVVAKVLSIHPQTLRQYEKEGLVEPSRTDGKMRLYSQKDIDRIKMILRLTRDLGVNLAGVDVILKLKTKIDEFENTIEELRLELDRRDNPSKSRAVVKHRSNFDLIFLEKIK
- a CDS encoding DegQ family serine endoprotease; amino-acid sequence: MKKTMILSLALATSLFSASIDFKQADDNVKRTLPTDNQNTILSYHDSIQKVKNSVVNISTSKTVQSSSFGIDDFFNDPYFRQFFGFDFPQAPKNKKNKEVVSSLGSGVIISSDGYIITNNHVIEDAEKITVNLPDSSTEYKAKLIGADPKTDLAVIKIEAKNLPAVVFADSDKLLEGDVVFALGNPFGVGSSVTSGIISALNKNNIGLNQYENFIQTDASINPGNSGGALVDSRGALVGINSAILSRSGGNNGIGFAIPSNMAKSIAQKLIEHGKIERGYLGVVIGALTQDIKKAYTNQEGALITEVQKDSAAYNAGLKRGDLIIKVDKTVIKSPMDLKNYIGSIDPKQAVEVTYERDNKVKTAKFMLKTDEKSLQYEKGYIDGLKLVELDSKNRQQYRIPESISGILITEVTPKSKAEKIGFEQGDIIIGVDQYEISNFKELSKALELNKGKEYVKIWINRGGFVRALLF
- a CDS encoding DnaJ C-terminal domain-containing protein, with amino-acid sequence MSNSLYETLGVSQNASADEIKKAYRKLARQYHPDINKENGAEEKFKEINAAYEILSDEKKRAQYDRYGDSMFGGQSFHDFSRNAGGADINDILKNIFGGGFGGFSGGFSSSNNFRSGFGGFGGFEEDLDLQASVKIPFEKGILGGEHLVNINNEQVKIKIPHGIKDGEKLRIRGKGKSFQGQRGDLILKVELEQSDEYEREDDDLYKKVEISLKTALFGDKISVHTPRKEVKITIPPNSKNNQKIRLKGYGVQNRKTDLYGDMYLILNVKIPDINSLDPEFVKILEEKLP